The following coding sequences lie in one Pseudomonas sp. B33.4 genomic window:
- a CDS encoding DUF2388 domain-containing protein, whose translation MMRLKLAVATLALLSLPVGSAMADSFWRNVISSGATTGSTYLTFKDHKLIIAAQDDAGSFVASDGGIRGPYLEAAMQKVRADNPGLQASDMELANAILAKNAVASE comes from the coding sequence ATCATGCGTCTCAAACTTGCTGTCGCCACTCTGGCCTTGCTGTCCCTTCCCGTTGGTTCGGCCATGGCGGACAGCTTTTGGCGTAACGTCATCTCGTCCGGTGCGACCACCGGCTCGACCTATCTGACCTTCAAGGATCACAAGCTGATCATCGCCGCACAGGACGATGCCGGCAGTTTCGTTGCCAGTGACGGCGGCATTCGTGGGCCGTATCTGGAAGCGGCGATGCAGAAGGTCCGCGCCGACAATCCGGGCCTGCAGGCGTCGGACATGGAACTGGCGAATGCGATTCTGGCGAAGAATGCCGTGGCTTCCGAGTAA
- a CDS encoding GspE/PulE family protein — MSVQLATQDRWLELNEVLRELVAQGFICQDSAEQALNARRRHAAHGQMHPLEFIASQQLDDLSRPGKHLDLESLTLWLAQQAGQPYLRIDPLKINVAAITPLMSYAFAQRHKILAVAVDRDAVTVASAQPYVTGWEADLTHVLKLPIKRVVANPADIQRFSVEFFRLAKSVSGASNADAQSGNLGNFEQLLNLGASDQEPDANDAHIVNIVDWLFQYAFQQRASDIHIEPRREQGTVRFRIDGVLHNVYQFPPQVTMAIVSRLKSLGRMNVAEKRKPQDGRVKTKTPDGGEVELRLSTLPTAFGEKMVMRIFDPEVLLKDFDQLGFSADDLRRWQDMTRQPNGIILVTGPTGSGKTTTLYTTLKKLATPEVNLCTIEDPIEMVEPAFNQMQVQHNIDLSFAAGVRALMRQDPDIIMIGEIRDLETAEMAIQAALTGHLVLSTLHTNDAPSAISRLLELGVPHYLIKATVLGVMAQRLVRTLCPHCKAPLTLEEEDWQTLTRPWQAPLPSNAQRAIGCVECRDTGYRGRAGVYEIMQLSDSLKAFITPDTDLTAIRRQAFKEGMRSLRLSGAQKVAAGLTTVEEVLRVTPQSEQK, encoded by the coding sequence ATGTCCGTTCAACTTGCCACTCAGGACCGCTGGCTGGAACTCAACGAGGTGTTGCGTGAACTGGTCGCCCAAGGCTTTATTTGCCAGGACTCGGCGGAGCAGGCACTGAATGCCCGTCGCCGTCATGCAGCCCATGGCCAGATGCACCCACTGGAATTTATCGCCAGTCAGCAACTGGACGACCTCAGCCGTCCGGGCAAGCATCTTGATCTGGAAAGTCTGACCCTGTGGCTGGCACAGCAGGCCGGCCAGCCGTATTTGCGCATCGATCCGCTGAAGATCAACGTCGCCGCCATCACCCCACTGATGTCCTACGCCTTCGCACAACGGCACAAGATTCTTGCGGTGGCGGTCGACCGCGATGCGGTGACCGTGGCCAGCGCTCAACCTTACGTCACCGGCTGGGAAGCCGACCTGACTCACGTGTTGAAGCTGCCGATCAAACGGGTGGTGGCCAACCCGGCGGACATCCAGCGCTTCAGCGTCGAGTTCTTCCGCTTGGCCAAATCGGTCAGCGGCGCCAGCAATGCCGACGCCCAGAGCGGCAATCTCGGCAACTTCGAACAACTGCTCAACCTCGGCGCCAGCGATCAGGAGCCGGACGCCAACGACGCGCACATCGTCAACATCGTCGACTGGCTGTTCCAGTACGCCTTCCAGCAGCGCGCCAGTGATATCCACATCGAACCGCGCCGCGAGCAAGGCACCGTGCGTTTTCGCATCGACGGCGTGCTGCACAACGTCTACCAATTTCCGCCGCAGGTGACCATGGCGATTGTCAGTCGCCTGAAAAGCCTCGGCCGCATGAACGTCGCCGAAAAGCGCAAACCTCAGGACGGCCGGGTGAAGACCAAGACCCCGGATGGCGGCGAAGTCGAGTTGCGGCTTTCGACCCTGCCCACAGCGTTCGGCGAAAAAATGGTCATGCGGATTTTCGACCCGGAGGTGCTGCTCAAGGATTTCGACCAGTTGGGTTTCAGTGCCGATGACCTGCGCCGCTGGCAGGACATGACCCGCCAGCCCAATGGCATCATTCTGGTCACCGGGCCGACTGGTTCGGGCAAGACCACCACGCTCTACACCACGTTGAAAAAACTGGCGACGCCGGAGGTCAACCTCTGCACCATCGAAGACCCGATCGAAATGGTCGAACCCGCATTCAACCAAATGCAGGTGCAGCACAACATCGACCTGAGCTTCGCCGCCGGGGTGCGCGCACTGATGCGGCAGGACCCGGACATCATCATGATCGGCGAGATCCGTGATCTGGAAACCGCTGAAATGGCCATTCAGGCGGCGCTCACCGGGCACTTGGTGTTGTCGACACTGCACACCAACGACGCCCCCAGCGCGATCAGCCGTTTGCTCGAACTCGGCGTGCCGCACTACCTGATCAAAGCCACCGTGCTCGGGGTCATGGCCCAGCGTTTGGTGCGCACCTTGTGCCCGCATTGCAAGGCGCCGCTGACGCTCGAAGAAGAAGACTGGCAAACCCTGACCCGCCCGTGGCAAGCGCCGTTGCCGAGCAACGCGCAACGCGCCATCGGTTGCGTGGAATGCCGCGACACCGGCTATCGCGGCCGCGCCGGGGTCTACGAGATCATGCAACTGAGCGACAGCCTCAAGGCGTTCATCACCCCGGACACCGACCTCACGGCCATCCGCCGCCAGGCGTTCAAGGAAGGCATGCGCAGCTTGCGTTTGTCCGGCGCGCAGAAAGTCGCGGCGGGACTGACGACGGTTGAGGAAGTGCTACGGGTGACGCCGCAGAGCGAGCAGAAATAA
- a CDS encoding Lrp/AsnC family transcriptional regulator: MHSELDSYDRKILALLQEDASLSSAQIAEQVGLSQSPCWRRIQRMKEEGIIRGQVTLLDRKKIGLNTQIFAEIKLNAHGRSNFTEFTEAIRGFPEVLECYVLMGAVDFLLRIVAADIEAYERFFFEKLSLVPGIQEVNSIVALSEIKSTTSLPV, from the coding sequence ATGCACAGCGAGCTGGACAGCTACGACCGCAAGATTCTCGCCCTGCTGCAAGAGGACGCTTCACTGTCGAGCGCGCAGATCGCCGAACAGGTCGGCCTGTCGCAATCGCCGTGCTGGCGGCGGATTCAGCGGATGAAGGAGGAGGGGATCATTCGTGGCCAGGTGACCTTGCTCGATCGCAAGAAGATCGGCCTGAACACGCAAATCTTTGCCGAGATCAAACTCAACGCGCATGGGCGTTCGAATTTCACGGAATTCACCGAAGCGATTCGCGGCTTTCCGGAGGTGCTGGAGTGTTATGTGCTGATGGGCGCGGTGGATTTTCTGTTGCGCATTGTCGCGGCGGACATCGAGGCGTATGAGCGGTTCTTCTTCGAGAAGCTGTCGCTGGTGCCGGGGATTCAGGAAGTGAATTCGATCGTGGCGTTGTCGGAGATCAAGTCCACCACCAGCCTCCCGGTTTGA